The window AACACCCATCGCTTCATGATTTCTCACCCTCCAAAATTTTAACCCTGCCTTCCAACGAGGTCACCCTCTTTCTTATGGAAAAAGCCACCGAGAACAATATTCCCTGCCCCATCTCTCGCAAGAAACCAGACAAACCTGCCGCCGTTGTCCGATTGAGTTTATACTTGCCTCCTACCCCGAAACTCTCCAGAGAGGATTGAGATGGAAATATCTTCCCCCTTGAAGGAATAAACCGATTTCCGACTTAGATGAAATTTTCCTTATGTCGCATATATACCCGAAACGGAAACTTGAAAAGTTTTTTAAGGATGACCAAAGATTTTCCTTCTATAGCGGCGTTAGGAATAGTTACCAAGCCTGTCGTTGGCATCCAAGAACCATTAAAGATTGACCACAGGGCGGGTATGAGAAAAATCCGACGATGGTGAAAATAATAGCAATTCCAAACAATGACGCCAATATCAATTTCATCATAAACTCTGACAGGGAACTAACTACTAAGAAATTTCAAATTTTCGTTGTATCAATAAAATTCATATTTATGTTTATCTAATTTTTAAAATAATATTTTGCGCATAAATTAATCAAATCTTCTACAGTCTTTACCTCCTCAGCTTCATTACCAGGTATATTAATACCTAATAAAGATTCTAATCTAATTATAATAGAAGCATAATCTAAACAATCAATTTTACATAAACCAAGATCATCAATAAGTTTATCTGAAGGGTATATTTGGCGATAACAAAATTTATGTTGATATCTAACAATTACTTCTTTAGATATAATTTTTCTTACTGTATCTACTAAATTTTCATTATAAATTGGATTTTGCATCAAATCTATAAACTCCTTAGCAGACAAAGGTTGCCGTAAATGTATAGTTTCATACAAATTGCCTTTTCTTGATTCCTTGAGGAATTTTAAGAATTTTTTGAACAATGAAAGCATATTAATGCCCTCCTTATTTTTAGTAGCAATGGGCATAACAACGAATCCAACAGCCAACAGCCCAACCGCCATAGGGCAGGATCCACACTAAACCTTTAAGTGTGAAGCTCCAAAGCTGCTTGCAGTAGTATCCTATTTCAAGAACTTGGAGAACAGGGATTTTTATTTCCAATACTCGTCCAACAGTTGTCAATTCTGAGGCGCCAGGCGGTCTAGGAACTCTAATCCCTATCCACCTCACTATCACTTTTGGGATAGGGAAACAAACGATTACAGGAATAAGTAGCAATGGTGTTCCTTCCTTCATGCACTCACTGAGGCAATCACCCATACATTGTCCTGGATAAGATTCTGGTGGAGGTGGACCTTGATAATATTCCCTCCAAGCCTCGCCAAGCCAATACCCAGGGCACTCAGGATTATTGAACTGCTCTATAGGATTCCAACAATTGGCTACTTTTCCTGTTGGGTCTGTTATGATAACAGGCTTGTTGCTAACATATCCATACCAATT of the Candidatus Culexarchaeum yellowstonense genome contains:
- a CDS encoding acyl carrier protein, whose translation is MAVGFVVMPIATKNKEGINMLSLFKKFLKFLKESRKGNLYETIHLRQPLSAKEFIDLMQNPIYNENLVDTVRKIISKEVIVRYQHKFCYRQIYPSDKLIDDLGLCKIDCLDYASIIIRLESLLGINIPGNEAEEVKTVEDLINLCAKYYFKN